One stretch of Sebastes umbrosus isolate fSebUmb1 chromosome 5, fSebUmb1.pri, whole genome shotgun sequence DNA includes these proteins:
- the LOC119487947 gene encoding prohibitin-2-like: protein MANKEPNRLIQHLRDLAARMSSSGGRGAGIGLKLLLGAGALAYGVKEATYTVEGGHRAIIFNRIGGMQMDTVLSEGLHFRIPWFQYPIIFDIRAKPRKISSLTGSKDLQMVNIAVRVLSRPLASNLPIMYQQLGKDYDEKVLPSIVNEVLKSVVAKFNASQLITQRAQVSLLVRRELFERAKDFNIILDDVSITELSFSSQYTAAVEAKQVAHQEAQRAQFYVEKAKQDQRQKIIQAEGEAEAAKMLGLAVTKNPGYLKLRRIRAAQAIAKTVSTSQNKVYLNADSLVLNLQDRTFLNSMTAGQMK from the exons ATGGCGAACAAGGAGCCCAAT CGCCTCATCCAGCACCTGAGGGATCTGGCCGCTCGGATGTCTTCATCTGGTGGCAGAGGGGCAGGAATaggactgaagctgctgcttGGAGCTGGTGCTTTGGCATATGGCGTTAAAGAAGCCACATACACAg TGGAGGGTGGTCACCGAGCCATCATCTTCAACAGGATAGGAGGGATGCAGATGGACACTGTTCTGTCTGAGGGTCTGCATTTCAG GATCCCGTGGTTCCAGTACCCTATCATCTTTGATATCAGAGCCAAACCCAGAAAGATCTCCTCTTTGACTGGCAGcaaag ATCTGCAGATGGTGAACATAGCAGTGCGGGTGTTGTCCAGACCGCTGGCGTCCAACCTGCCGATCATGTACCAACAGCTGGGGAAGGACTACGATGAGAAAGTCCTGCCCTCCATCGTCAACGAGGTCCTCAAGTCCGTAGTGGCGAAGTTCAACGCCTCGCAGCTCATCACGCAGAGAGCACAG GTGTCCTTGCTGGTGCGCAGGGAGCTGTTTGAGAGAGCCAAAGACTTCAACATCATTCTGGATGACGTGTCCATCACCGAGCTGAGCTTCAGCAGCCAGTACACTGCTGCCGTGGAGGCCAAGCAAGTCG cccACCAAGAGGCCCAGAGAGCCCAGTTCTATGTGGAGAAAGCCAAACAGGATCAGAGACAGAAGATCATCCAGGCTGAGGGAGAGGCTGAAGCTGCCAAAATG ttgGGCCTAGCAGTGACTAAGAACCCAGGTTACCTGAAGCTGAGGAGGATCAGAGCGGCACAGGCCATCGCAAAGACG GTGTCAACATCTCAGAACAAGGTGTACCTTAATGCTGACAGTTTGGTCCTGAACCTACAAGACCGGACATTTCTTAACAG CATGACAGCGGGCCaaatgaagtga